The sequence GATTAAACCAGTAGCAAATGTGGTGTTTGCTTGGCTATCTAAGTCAATAACTAAAACTCTTTTACCCTTTTTCCGCAGAGCAGCAGCCAAGTTAACTACAGTTGTTGTCTTCCCAACTCCACCTTTATTGTGATAGATTGCAACTATTTTCATTGAATTTTGCCTCTTGGTTTCAGAATTATTAGGTTGATTCTCTTCAGATATTTGAGGATGCAAATTATTTATACTTTGTCTATGGTTCAGACTCTCTCTACCAATTAAACCCTTGATTTCCTCTAGCTTTGTCTCAACGTCATTCCCTGAACATTGAAAAGCTAACTTAATATCATATTGAAATTTTTCATAAATTCTGACTTCCTTCCCATTAGTCAGCAATCCATAGCGCAAATTCAAGCTGATTAAATAATGCCTGAGTCGGGATACGTGATTATTTAAGTTTTGTTTGGGATGCTTGGCTTCCATGACGATACTCAGTGGCGAGTTTGCATCCAAAACAAAGGGAACAACTTGTGCAGCAAATGCTAAGAAGTCTAAACGGATACTACCAACTGCAACTTCTTGATGCCAAGTGTCAGGAGTGTAGCCTAGCTGAGGTAGCAAATACTGTACTATAAGCTTGCTCTCTACTTCGCTTTCATTACGGCACAGTTCGGGTTTAAAAGGCGATAACAATATGTACCTCCCTGTGGAAAGTAGCCGCTATTGTATAAAATTTCATATGTTTATGATTATTGCACAGTCACAGTATTTTGAAGCATACGGATTACATAATGTTCCTCGTGTTCAGAAAATTATGTTAAGTATTGTTACTTAAAATTGAATGTGGTAAATCTCTGGTTAAAGAAATTTACACTTACACCTGCTAAGTTTACTGTTGTCGATTTAAAACACTTCTACTCATTTATAACCTTGTTCTCGGAGTTTTGTCCGTATGGACACGCTGAATAACGATGATTTTTTTCACTGATATTTCACAACTTCAGTCAGGGTGCTATATAATTCTGACTGCTTCAACCAAATTTATGAATCCTCGAAAATGTTAAATTTAGAGGAAATTTTTATAAATCAGGATATGTGTAAGCTACCTAAATGGGAAGGCGTCAACAAAGGAATTAACCAATGGGATATGTAATTGCTACTGCAAATATGAAGGGTGGTGTTGGTAAAACTACCATCACTGTCAACTTAGCGACTTGTTTAGCGAAAAATCACGGTAAGCGGGTACTCGTGCTAGATTTAGATAGCCAAATTAGCGCTACGCTGAGTTTGATGTCGCCTTTGGAGTTTGCTAAACGGCGCAAACACAGAAAGACATTTAGGTATTTAATAGACCAAGTTATTGCTCCAGAACCTAATGCTAATCTCAAGATTCAAGATATTGTGCAATCGCCAGCTTGTAATCTTCCAGGACTAGATTTGTTACCTGGAGATATTGATTTATATGATGAATTTTTAGTTTCAGAAATGCTACACCAACAAGCAGTGGCTTTGGGTGAGCAAGATTTTGAAACTGTTTGGAATCGCTTTGAAAGAGTCTTGATTAACAATATTTTAAAACCAGTGCGTGAGGAATATGATTTTATTCTCTTAGATTGCGCTCCTGGTTATAATCTCATGACTCGGAGCGCTTTAGCAGCCAGCGATTTTTACATTCTCCCAGCCAAACCAGAACCTTTATCTATCGTGGGTATTCAACTTTTAGAAAGACGCATTGCTCAGTTAAAAGATAGTCATGAACACGAAGCAAAAATAGATATCAAAATGTTAGGTATCGTCTTTAGTATGTCCAGTGCTAATTTGTTAACTGGTAGATACTATAAACAGGTAATGCATCGAGTTGTAGAAGATTTTGGTGTGGAAAAAATTTGTAAAAATCAAATACCAGTTGATGTGAATGTAGCGAAGGCTGTTGATAGTTTTATGCCGGTTGTTTTAAATAGTCCTCAATCACCTGGCTCTAAAGCCTTCACTCAACTAACTCAAGAACTGTTGCAGAAGCTGTAAAATTTTAGAGACGTTGCATTGCAACGTCTATCTATCTCATAGTTTTTTTAAGTTTTTATTCAATGGAAGACATAAAACAAACAATAATTAGTTACTCTAATAAAGACCTCGAACAGCGCAAAAATTGGTATTCGCCGGCCGCCGCAGCGTATAATCAAGCAAGACCTCATTATCCTCAAGAAGTGATTGATCAAGTTGTGCAAATTGCTCAACTTTCTGCTGAATCGAAAATTTTGGAAGTGGGATGTGGCCCAGGAACCGCGACTGTAGCATTTGCTCAATTAGGTTGTGCGATGATTTCCTTGGAGCCAAATCCAGATTTTTTTCAGTTAGCGCAACAAAATTGTCAACCATATCCTCATGTAGAAATTCAAAACACTTCTTTTGAAGAATGGACGCCGGAGTTTTTAAAATTTGATGCTGTGTTAGCAGCGAGTTCTTTTCATTGGATATCACCGACGATTGGATATCCCAAAGCAGCAAATGCGCTTAAGGATAGTGGCTCTATAATTTTGTTGTGGAATAAGGAACTTCAACCTAGCTATGAAGTTTATCAAAGGTTGTCGGAAATTTATCAAAGACATGCTCCATTGCTCGATAGATATGAAGACGAAAAAACTCAAGATGACATTTTGCAAAAGTTAGGAAATATGTCTATAGATTCTGGACAATTTCAAGACTTAATTGGTGGAAAAATCACAGTAGAATTGACTTATAGTGTAGATAAATACTTAACACTATTAAATACTTATTCGCCTTACATTAAGTTAGATGCAGATACGAAAAAATTGTTATTTGCAGACTTGCGAGATTGCATAGAAAGCAACTTCGGTGGTGCTCTGCAACTTTCATATATCTCAGCTTATCACGTTGCGAAGAAAAAGATTGCATGATGGAACTAGCATTAATCAAGTTGGGAGGCTCCCTAATTACTGATAAAGATAAACCTTACACTCCTCGACTCGAAATTATGCAGCAACTGGCGTGGGAGGTGCAACAAATCCGCAAACAAAATCCCCATTTAAAGTTAATTATTGGTAATGGTGCTGGTTCTTTTGCTCACCAATCAGCTAAAAAACACAATACTATTGAAGGGGTGTTCAATGATGCTGATAAATTGGGATTTTGTCTAGTCCATCAAGATGCTTTAGAACTGAATCTGCTATTAGCTAAAGTTTTTTTAAAAACTGGTTTACCAGTGGTTAGTTTACCACCTTTGATGATGGTAGTAACTCAAAATCAGCAGTTACTCAAAACCGATTTTGCATATATTGAAAACACGCTCGCATCTGGTATGATTCCTTTAGTATTTGGTGATGTGGTGCTAGATCAAGCTATCGGTGGTACTATTGTTTCTAGTGATACTTTGTTAGGTGAATTAGCTAAATATTTTCATCGTCAAGAATTGCAGGTTCGACTGATAAATGCTGGTAACTATCCAGGTGTGTGTAAGCAAAATGGGCAAGTAATATCTCATATTACTCCAGTCAATTATGGTCAAATCAAAACTTTTTTAGGACAGAGTGAATCGATAGATGTTACCGGCGGTATGGCTAAGAAAGTAGCAGAGTTTTTAACTGTTGCTAGTTTGGGGATTGATTGCTGGATAATTGATGGTAATATTCCAGGAAATTTATCGCGGACAGTTTTAGGACAATCTTGTCTAGGGACGTTAATTAGTTCGTAATTATAGTGTTTCTAGCTTTTGGTTAAGGTTAGGGGCTAGGAACTAGGGGCGCTTAGGCTAGCTAGATTTTACCTGATGTAATTGGGAACTGATATGATACATAATTTTTAAAAAATATCAAATAGTTTTCAATATTTGAGTGCAGACTATGATAACTAATTTCTGACCATTATTAAAAAAAATATCCCGCTGTCAGTTGTAACCAACAACGGGAATTTTGCAAGTATTATATTAATTATCGAGAAGCAAATTGTGGGCTAGGCCAAACTTCTGCAATTTGATTTCCGAAAGTAATCGGCTGGTCGGCTTCTAGTGTTGTAGCTAAGGTTTTACCGTCGTTAGCAACTGTCATTAAAGGCCAGTTTTCTTCTCCTAGTTCACCAGTCCGAAACATCACTTGGTCGGGTCTGTTTTTGCTCCACCCTAGCAAAATTGCTATTTTTTCATGTTCGTCATTTTGCTGGTTGGTTGGAGCGATGGTGTTGGCGTGATTTTTTTGCCGATCCCAGATTACCGCACGATCTGTGGCGTCGGCGGTGTTGAATACGCCTTCAAACTGACGTGCTAAAAAGCGATCGCCTTTTTCTGACCAGCTCACTGGTACTAGCACTCCAATTTTACCATTAGTGCCGCTCTGTTCTGCTGCCGCTCTCGCTTGTAATAGGGGATCGCTGAGAACGGAAGTGGAAGCTATGACCCGCAATTTCTTTGTTTGCGTATCTTCTACGAACAGTACGCTGGTGACGCGGCTGTTATACATTTCGGGTTGTACTTCTAATTTTACCCGACTGTAAACAATATGCTTCCCGTCTGGTGAAACCACTGGTACGCTGCGGTAATAGCGCACTCCTGAACCACCTTTTCCACCAATAGCTTCTTGAGTAGCCATGATCCATTTCCAGGGAATAGGATGGGGACTACCAATGGGATCTATTTGTATTGCTTGTTCCCCTTCCACTGGTTCGGTGACGGGTACTTCTCTCGAAAAATTTGGTTGTGGTTGTCTCTGAGTGGGCGCAGTTTGCGTGGCTGTTAATGATTGAGCAACAGATAAATTTTGTGCTAGTGATTGAATTTTTGAGGTTTTTAATCTCTCTACTAAACTCGGTTCACTCACATTCTCATTCACAGATGGTGCGAGTTCAACTGCTGCTAGCAAATCATTTGCAGGTACATTGATTAAAGGATTCGCTTCTGTTGCTAAAGAATCAATTTTGTCTGTTGGTAATAGTTGCGATTCGCCCACAGCTTCTAGAGATGCAGAGTTAAATTCTCTGTTTACAGAGTCGTTTTTGACTGCTGTTAACATTTGAGCCAAATCATTTCCACCAAAAGTAGCGAATCCCTTGGACACCGAGCTAGAATCAGCTTGGTTAAATGTGTCTTTTGCTACTTGTGACTGCCTAGCTGCACTGGAGTAAGCTGATACAGCTACCAGGGGAGCAATGAGTATCACAACTAC is a genomic window of Fortiea contorta PCC 7126 containing:
- a CDS encoding ParA family protein codes for the protein MGYVIATANMKGGVGKTTITVNLATCLAKNHGKRVLVLDLDSQISATLSLMSPLEFAKRRKHRKTFRYLIDQVIAPEPNANLKIQDIVQSPACNLPGLDLLPGDIDLYDEFLVSEMLHQQAVALGEQDFETVWNRFERVLINNILKPVREEYDFILLDCAPGYNLMTRSALAASDFYILPAKPEPLSIVGIQLLERRIAQLKDSHEHEAKIDIKMLGIVFSMSSANLLTGRYYKQVMHRVVEDFGVEKICKNQIPVDVNVAKAVDSFMPVVLNSPQSPGSKAFTQLTQELLQKL
- a CDS encoding class I SAM-dependent methyltransferase — encoded protein: MEDIKQTIISYSNKDLEQRKNWYSPAAAAYNQARPHYPQEVIDQVVQIAQLSAESKILEVGCGPGTATVAFAQLGCAMISLEPNPDFFQLAQQNCQPYPHVEIQNTSFEEWTPEFLKFDAVLAASSFHWISPTIGYPKAANALKDSGSIILLWNKELQPSYEVYQRLSEIYQRHAPLLDRYEDEKTQDDILQKLGNMSIDSGQFQDLIGGKITVELTYSVDKYLTLLNTYSPYIKLDADTKKLLFADLRDCIESNFGGALQLSYISAYHVAKKKIA
- a CDS encoding isopentenyl phosphate kinase, yielding MMELALIKLGGSLITDKDKPYTPRLEIMQQLAWEVQQIRKQNPHLKLIIGNGAGSFAHQSAKKHNTIEGVFNDADKLGFCLVHQDALELNLLLAKVFLKTGLPVVSLPPLMMVVTQNQQLLKTDFAYIENTLASGMIPLVFGDVVLDQAIGGTIVSSDTLLGELAKYFHRQELQVRLINAGNYPGVCKQNGQVISHITPVNYGQIKTFLGQSESIDVTGGMAKKVAEFLTVASLGIDCWIIDGNIPGNLSRTVLGQSCLGTLISS